The nucleotide sequence ATTGTATGTGCGGCATCCGGCAGACCGATGAGCCGGTGAGCGAAATCCCGGCGGATTTCGAGTGGCCGGTGGTTGATCCGGCATTGGCGATAAATCCGGGCGAAACTGCAAGTTTCGTAAAGCTGGAAGAAACGGGCTACTATCAGTCCGCCGATCCGGCAGACAAGGCAACCATTTTAATTTTTGCACAAAATCAAAAAAAATGACATTGGACGAACTTTCAGATTATTTCGACCAGCTGGCCAACGAGATTGGGGAAGCGATGCAAAAAGACATCCCCATCATTGTGGGGGTGGAGGCGGTGAATTTTTTCAAGCAGGGGTTTGAGGATGAGGGGTTCACCGACAAATCGTTTGAACGCTGGGCGGAGGTGAAGCGGCGCATGGGCCAGGGAAAAGGGGCGGATGCGGTGCGTAAAATCCTCACCGGGCGCACCGGAAATCTGAAAGATAGCATTGATTATGACGTGGAGCCGTGGAAGGTGATCGTTTATGCCAACCCGCAAAACGTAGGCGCGGGCGAGAATTACGCCGCAACCCACAACTTTGGCGGCGTGGTGAATGGCGTATTCGTGCCGCAACGGCAGTTCATCGGTCATTCCGAACAACTGAATGATAAAATAAAGGAGAAAATTGAAAATTATTTGAATCAAAAAATTTCGCAACATGAATAAAGAGGTTATTTCACAAATATTCGCCCGGCTGGAAGCGGAGGCGGAAAGCTTGAATTGGATAGATATCGACACCGGCCAGCTTGACCTGCTGAACCAGCGCCCCCCGGTGGCATTCCCCGCTTGCCTGGTGGACATCTCCTATCCGCAATGCGAAGAGGTGGGCGGCGGCGCGCAGATTGTTACCGCAAATGTTGCGCTGCGCCTGGCATTCGATTTCACCGGCGCAACGAACCTCCACTCGCCGGTGCGCGAAACCTCGCTGGCTTTTCTGGAGGTGCTTGAACAGGTGCATGAAGCGTTGCAGGGCTGGAGTTCGGACGCGCTCAGCATCTTCTCGCGCCTGAGCGCGGCGCCTGAGCGCCGCCGCGACGGACTGAAAGTTTACCGGGTGCTCTACCAGACCACCTTCCAGGAGACCACCGGCTGAATCCCTGCCGGTTTTCACATTATAAATATTTTCTATCTCTCATAAAAATCCGTTATTAAAATAATGGAAAATAGTTGTTGTTTTGTTTGGAAATACATCATATTTGATTTATCTTTACAGTATCAAAACAACAGTTATTAATATTTAAAAATTAGAGACATGAAAAAGGTGAAGGTTTTTAGAGTAAAATACAGGTTCTGGGTTCCTGGCAACATGAACGACGGCAGTCAAGGCCGTTATGAATATGGGAATGAATTAACAACCGAAAGGTTGTTGAAAGAATTCAGCCCGGAAACTGAAATTTTGGAAAAATCAGAAGCTTCTTTTGAGGATAAAGAAGCTTACGCAAACCTGATCACAAATCTCGCAGGCACTGAATGCGATATTTGGACCCCGGAAGAGCACTCTTGGGCACAAGAGAATGTGCCTGAAGATTATTAATCTTCCTGCCGGAGCTGCACGGCATTCCCCGATACAGCAGCTAAGTGAAAATCGGGAAAACTCAAAAAAATTTTTATCAATTAAAAAATAGAGACATGAAAACGTACACATTTTTCAAAAAGAGTAAAAGAAGCCAAATTTTCATTGAAGATGAAAATGGCAATTTCTTCCGGTCGGCAAAGGATTACAGCGACAGCAGCATCATTCCCGTTACCGCGGAAGAGGCCGGTACCTTCCGCCGGATCACCTGGACCATCCAGGCAGAAACCATTGAAGATGCCCGCTACAAGTGGGTGGGTGAGCAGATTGCTGCCCGAAATGAGGCAAACGAAGCCAAAGCCGTGTTGGAAAACCAGCAGGCCGAAAAACGTGCCGCACTCCTTAAAATGGCAGTAATCCCTACCACCATCGAGAACCTGAGCCTGGTGCTGGAACATTTGAACACGCAGAACTGGGGCACCTGGAATCTGCCGCAGATGACTATTGGTTACTCCGCGCATCAGTACGATTGCGACGGAAAACAGATCAGTACCATCACCCTCGATCGTCCGATTGAATTTTGCGGGCGCATGGAAACCCGGTTCAAATCCGGTTCAAAAAGAGGACATCTTGAAAAGTACAACTGCATTTAGGATCGCGCCATGAAAAACACAACCATCAGCAACGAACCGTGGAAGCGGCTCGTTGCTTCATTAGCTGAGCGCGCCCGCGAAAAGGGGATGACTCAGCAGGAGATTGCCCGGAATACCGGTTATTTTCAGCAGAATATTTCCCGGTTTTTCCAGATGACCCACGCGCCGCGGTTGGATGTTTTCCTGACAATCAGCAAAGCGATCGGCGTGCATTTTCACTCAACCGACGATCCGGCGTAACTTTGCAGTGAGTAACTTTTTTGTTACAAAAATAAATTGAAAATAAGTTGCAAATCCATTTTAATTGTTTATTTTTATCCCGGTTTCACCATCCAGCCGCGCCGGAATTGAAACAACGTAGTTTTTAGGCGCGCACTCTTAATCGCACCATGCGGCTGGAGAAACCAAAAACCCTGCATTTTTTGCAGGGTTTTTTGTTTCAATTAGGGTTCAGCTGCCAGATTCCGGTCAGTGTAATCAATCTTTTTTTTGAGCGCTTCCAACCGCGCTTTCAAGGCGCCGTTTTCTGCGGCAAGCGCAATAAGCTGCTGATCCTTTTCGCGCATCAGCAGCGCAAAGATGTTCTCTTCGGCGGTCAGCTTTTTGGGTTTTTTCTGCTCAATTTCCCCTTCGCCGGTCAGCAGCCAGTCGGCGTTCACATTTCTGAACCGCAAAAGGATTAATTGCAACATTTCTGAGTCCGGGCGGTTGCGGTTCTTTACGATATTCGACATCCGGGAGGTGGAAATGCCAATCTGCTCCGCAAATTGATTTTGTCCAAATCCCAGATATTCAAAGAGTTGCCTCACGCGATGATTTATTTCATATTTTTCCATGTTTTTTATAAAGAAATGTTTGCAAATTTCAACAAATGTTTGTATGTTTGTCGAAGATTTCAAACAAAACTACGTTAAAAAATGGATAAAAATCAAGTTTTAGAGAAAAAAAAGCACGGAGATCTCAAACAGGCGGGCTCAATCTTAGGTATTTCAGAGCAAAACGCCTACGCTGCGCTCAACCGCGTAGGCTCCAAACACCACGAAAACGTCGTGAAAACGCTGTCGCGCATCATTCGCATGCGCGAGGAGTTGAAAAAGGAAATTGCCGGTTGAAAATATGCTGTGGCTTAACAACATACTCTGCCTGGAGGTTAACAGCGACTTGATTGCGCCGGGAATCCTGAGCCGGCACAATTACGACAAAATGGTCAGCCGCAATCAGGTGCACGTAGTGCGCCGCGGCTGCCGGAACACCACCGCGCTGGTTGCCTGGGATTCGCTGCCTGGCCGGTTCCAGCGGCAGGTGGCAGAACGGATAGGCGGCAATCCCGCCGAACTGGTAAAAAAAGACATAAAACAGAAGATTATGCCCGATTTCAAAGCGTTTGAGTTTTTTTCAAACTACAAGTACCCCGACGGCAGCGCCATTCCGGTGGAGCGCCAGGACAACATCCTGCTCTGGTCTAATAACGCCGCATTGCTCAACACGTTGCGGCAGGAGTGGGAGAGCCATGTTCGCGCACGGGCGGCGCATGGCCGCCGTCCCATGATCACCGATTTTTTTCGCAACGCGGTGGAGCTGGTCAAAAACCCGGATGTGAAGCAGGAATTTCCGCACAACCTCCCGGAGAATCCGCGCCGGTTGCGGGAAAAACTTGAAAATTACATACGCGACGGCTACGAAAGCCTCGTGAAAAATTACGCGGGCAATTCCAATGCCCGCAAAGTTACCTCCAACATCGAGCGCCTGATCCTGGCGTTGTATGCGATGCCCAACAAGCCATTTATGGCGACGGTTTACGAACTTTACACGCTGTTCCTGAGCGGCGACCAGGCGATCATCGACCAGGGCACCGGCGAAATTTTTGCACCGTCGGATTTTCGTCAAAAAAACGGCAAACCCATTGAGCTTTCCGAGAGCACGATTAGCAATTATGTTAACAAACCCTCCAACCGGGTGTTGGTTGACCGGCTGCGGAACGATGCCAAATTCTTTAACGACAAACACAGCCCGCACCACCACCGCCAGGGCCCCGAATTCAGCCTTTCAAAAATCTCCATGGACGACCGCGACATTCCAAACAGCAATGTCAAAGCGTATTATGCTTATGATATCACCAGCGGCGCAATTATCGGAAAAAGCTACACCGAAAGTCCTTCCGTGGAGTGGGTGATGAACTGCATCCGCGACATGTTTGCATACCTTGACCGCAACGGGATGCCCATCCCGCTGGAGGTGGAGGTAGAAACTTTCTTAATGAACCGGCTGAAAGACACGGTGCTCAAAGAGGGCAGCCTGTTCAAATTCATCCGTTGGTGTAATCCGGGAAATTCGCAGGAAAAATGGGCGGAGACCGGCAACCGGTTGAAAAAACTGGGCGTTGAAAAGAATTTGCAGGAGGGGATTGGCCGCTTCTATGCCAAACTGGAAGCCAATCGTCCGAAACAGGTCATGGAGTGGGACGACGAGGGGCGCCGGGTGAAAGACCGGACGCGCAGCTTCCACCAGGCGGTGGCGGATGACCTGCTGAGTATTGAAAAATATAACAACCAGGTACCGCGCAGCCATCAGCGTTATGCTGGCAAAACACGGCTTGAAATTCTGCGCGAAAACGTGAACCCGGAGTGCATCCAGCCCAACCCGGCGCTCATTGCCAGGCAGGTGGGATTCCGCACCGAAACCAGCATCATGCGTAGCCAGTACGTTACGGTGCAATATGAAAAATATGCGCTGCCCTCCCCGGCAATCCTGGAAAAACTGCTGCCAAACAATTACAGCGTGGAGGCCTACTATCTGCCCGACCACGACGGCAACATCGAGCGCGTATTCCTTTACCAGCGCGACCGCTTTATCTGCGAGTGCGAAAAGCTGGAAAAATACAACACCGCCCGCGCCGAGCGCACCGACAGCGACCTGGATGCTTACACCAACCAGGCGAAATATGTGTCAAAATTCCGCAATATGGTAAAAGAGGGCAAAAACAAGCTGCCAAAATTGCAGGTAATTGAAAATGAACCGCTCAACGGGCACGACCTGAACGTGGAGGTCTATCTGCCAAGAGAGGAGGACGCCCGCGATTTTGACCTCGACTACAATTTTGAAAATGACCCTTTAGAATCTTTTTAATTAAAATTAATTGATATGTTAACAAAAGAACAGAAACTGAAAGTCATCGCTGCCATTCATGCGCAGCAGAAAAATTTTTCCAGCCGGAAAAAACACGCCGTCGCCCTGGGCATTTCGCCCGCGCAACTCACGCGCATTCTCCGCGCCGAACCCGAAACCGAGGGCGTGATCGGCGAAGCCCGCTGGGTGAGCATCGCCCGAAAATATGATGTGCAGTTAGTGGACGAATTCAAAATGCACACGGCAAAAACCGAGGTTTTTAAATTCGTGTGGGCGCAATTGAAGTTTGCCCAGGAAAACAGCGTAAGCGGCATCCTCTGCGACCGCGCCGACATCGGAAAAACACACACCGCAATGATGTACGCGCGCGAAAACCGGAATGTCGCGTACGTGGACTGTGGCCGGCACAAGACCAAAACCGCTTTTATCCGCGCCATTGCGCGGGAATTCGGACTGACACACACCGGCCTCTATTCTGAAATCTTTGAGGATGTGGTCTATTACCTCAACACCACCACCGTGCGCCCGCTGATCATCCTTGACGAATTCGGAGACCTGAGCTACCCCACGTATTTGGAGTTCAAAGCCCTGTGGAATGCGACCGACAAGCATTGCGGTTTTTACGCGATGGGCGCGGACGGGCTGGCCACCAAGCTCAACCGGAATATCGAATACAAAAAGGTGGGGTTCGCTGAAATCTTCTCCCGCCTGGGAAACAAGTACCAGCGCATCACCCCCTATCCAGAGCAGGAATTCATTCAGTTTCAGCGCAAACAGATCGCTGAAATCGGTCTGGCAAATGCCTGTCAGGATGTGCAACGACTGCATGCCAAAACAAACATGAGCCTGCGCCGCATCCCGATCATGTTGTCTTTAGAACGAAAAACCGCCCAACATGGAAATTAAGCTGAAAAGACCCATCACCGTTACTGACCTTTATCGCCGGCGCATGGAGGTGTTGGACTTCACCGGCAGGTTTCACGATCTCACCGGAAAACCGGAGGTTCGCGGAAGCTGGCTGATCTGGGGCCGGAGCGGGGAAGGGAAAACGCACTTTGCGCTGCAGCTGGCGCGCTACCTGACCGATTTTGGCCGGGTGCTCTACAATTCCCTCGAAGAGGGCGCCAGCGCATCCATCCGCGAAGGTTTCCGACGCGTGGAAATGGAAGCGGTAAACAACAGGATTCACCTGCTCGATCAGGAACCGGTGAATCTGCTGCGATACCGCCTGCGGATGCGCAATTCCGCCAGTTTCATTTTCATAGATTCCATCCAATACACCTTCATGGAGGTGGCAGAATACAAGGAGATGCTGAAAGAATTTCCCGATAAGCTGTTCATTTTCACCAGCCACGCCAAGGGGAAGGAGCCAAAGGGCGCCCTGGCGGAATCGGTCTGGTTTGATGCCAACGTAAAAATCTGGGTAGAGGGGTACCGGGCTTTTGCCATGAGCCGTTACGGCGGCGGAACGCCCTTCGATATCTGGCCGGAAATGGCCGCCCTATACTGGGCAGACACTAACAAAAACAACGAGTAATGAAAACAATTGCAAAAAAAGACCTGATCCGTATTTTTCACGCCAAATTGGCAAAAGCCGGGCAAATGAAAAATAAGCGGGTGATCCTCGCAAGCTTCGGCGTGGAAAGCGCCTTGCAACTCAGTTGCAATGAGCTTGAAATGTTGATTAAATCCCTCGACAGCGATGCCGATCTGTGGCGCAAGCGGGTGATTGCCGCGATTTTTGGCTGGTGCAAAAACATCAGCTATCCGGCAGACATGGCTACCGTGAAAGGGATCGCTGCCCGCGCGGCAGGCTGGGATAGGTTCAACGAAATTCCGGTTTCCCGGCTGCGCGATATCTATTATGAATTCCGGCGCAAAAACAAAACGACCGAAACAGTGCAGGAATTCCGTCGCGATATGATCGAAACCCTTAAAAATCAAAATTGATGGCTTATAACAGAAAATACTATTTGCGCCGCGTGGCCAAAATCCAGAATATCGTCCTGGAATGCCAAAAATCCGGGGCTTCGCTCACCTGGATTTACGAGAACCACATCCGGGATACTTACCACATTTCCAAGAGCACTTTTGACAAGTACCTGGGGGTGCCGGCAAAACACGAGTTGCGCAAAATGGAAGAGTGTAATAATTAATTTAATTTTTTCAATATGAATGCAATAACTGTCATCACCATTCTGCCGCTCACCATCACGGTGATTGTGATTGCGGCAACCTATTCAACACTGATCGTCTGGTCGGTGTGGTCGCTGTTCTGGGGAAAAGAGGCGGTTCAGGAATTTTATAAGAATCCGATAGGCCGTCGCTGCCGGTTCTATGACCTGAACGGAAAAATGAAAAAAGGAAGGGTCATTTCCGCAACGCCATTCACCCCTACCTATTTTGAAGTCCTGGACGAAATGCAGAACTACCATTACATCTGGAAGCATGAAATCTATCCGGGCGGGCTACTCTATTTTTTCACTAAAAAAACAAAGCCATGATTGTCAACATCTATTTTTCCCGGGAAGAAATCAGAAGTTTCTTTCTGCAGAACGGCATCCAGGTCATTGAAAGCACTTTCGGAACCTGGAGGAAAGAATATCATAATCAGGATAAGTGGGTGGAATACCCTGCCGATGCTGTGATTATTAACGACCGGCAGGTGGAGGCTTCCAAGCTTTTTGAAAAAGTTTCCGCCGCACGCCTGAAACAACTCATTGCCCCGCGCGGGGAGCACATGAAGAAACTCATTCAGCGCGAATTCAAAAACATGACCCGGTGATGGAACGGAAAGATATACCCGACGGCATTTTGCGCACTTCAACCGGATTGCTGATTGATGTTTTCAACCCCGATCCTGACTGCATTTTGATTGAGGATATTGCACATGCGCTCAGCAACCTCTGCCGTTTCGGCGGCCACACCCCGCGCTTCTACTCCGTGGCCGAGCACAGCATCCGTTGCGCCAACCTCGTTCCGGGGCGCCGCCGCACCCTGGAGGCATTGCTGCACGATGCCTCTGAGGCTTACCTCGTAGATGTGCCAAGTCCTATCAAGAAATTCCTGCCGGAATACAAAAAGATTGAAGACAATCTAATGAAAGCCATCTCGCTGAAATTCGGCTTCCAGTATCCGGTGAGCAAAATTGTGGAACTGGCCGACAAAGCCATGCTTGAAATCGAGTGGCAGAGCCTGATGGTTGATAACAGCTGGATCACCATGCCGCAGGAGTACGCCCGCAACACTTTTTTGGATTACTATAATTTTTTGACAAAATGAAAAAGAAGCATGAACTATGGACCGGCGCGGAGTTGAACCGCCTGCGCGAATTATACAAAACGCACAATTTCAGGGAATGCGCTGAAATCCTGGGGCGGAGGCCGGAAAGTGTCAAAAACGCGTTAGCGCGAAATAAAATAAAAAGCGGCAGATCAGGCCAGTTTCCAAAAGGAAATATTCCCTGGAGTGCCGGAACGAAAGGAATGGTTACCGGAGGCAAAGAAACGCAGTTCAAAAAAGGTTCTCAACCGGCAAACAAAGTGCCGGTTGGCACGGTGAGAAAGCATTCCGATGGTTATTTTTATGTAAAAACCAAAGCAAAATGGGAGTTTCTGCACCGCGAAATCTGGCGCCTGATGGCCGGCGAAATTCCAAAAAACAAGATCGTTGTTTTCCGGGACAGAAATCCGGGGAACTGCCGGTTTGAAAACCTGGAACTGATCACCCGCGCGGAACACGCGCGCCGGAATATGAATTACAGAAAATCCGGGGAGTCCCTGAAAAAACTTTGGGACAGGGAAAAACAACGGTTGGATTACGGCCTGCCGCCAGCCTCCGGTTTCGGCGAAATCCTGCGCCGAAAGGAAAAACGGCGCGCAACTTCAACAGAAAAAACACAAGCGATCATTCCGCCGATGAGACACGGCATTATTATTAATTCTAAATTTTAATTTTTTAATTATGGCAACAAAAAGAACAAAAAAAGTGGTGCTCACAGGGATCACCACGGAAGAAATGGAATCGGCCTTTGCCGATTACGCAACGGCTGACGCCAGGTTGCAGAAACTGAATGCGCTCATGGATGAGCAGTTCACGCGCATTCGCGACAAATACGCGGGCGAAATCGCCACGCTGAGCGACAAAAAAGACAAAAATTTTGCAGTCGTTCAGGCTTTTGCCCTGGAAAACCGGGAGGAAATTTTCACCAAAAAGAAAAGCCTCGACACGGTGCACGGCACTTACGGATTCCGCACCGGTACCCCGAAGTTGAAAACTTTGCGCGGCTTCACCTGGGCATCATCGCTCAATCTGATCAAAGCATTCCTGCCCAATTATGTGCGCACCAAAGAAGAGCCGGCAAAAGAGAAACTTATCGCCGACCGCGAACTGCCGGAAGTGGCGGTCAATTTTGAGAAATGCGGTATTGAAGTCGTCCAGGATGAAACCTTTTTTATCGAACTGAAAAAAGAGGAGCAGGAATGACGCGGAACTTGCCGGAATTTTACTATCAGAAATATCGCGGAATCTGGGCGGTTTACCGGCGGTTGCAACTGCCCGGCGGCGGCATTTCGTCAAGTAAAATCGAAAGCTACGCGCTGCGCGAAGAGGCGCGGCGTGAAGTTTTCCGACTGAACGGCTGGAAATACACCGCCCCACACACATTTTTGAAATAAGGCCACGGCGGGCAAAATCGCTGCGTTCTCACCCGGAAAGGCTGTTTTTTGATTGATTATTTGATATACTGTTTTTGGTTTTATTTTTCTCATAGCGCGCGGCCTTTCCGGTTTTTTTTTAACCCATAAAATTTACAAAAAATGAAAAAAATAATTTTTATCTCCCTTCTGATCCTTTCCGGCTGCGCGCCGGGAAAAATGATTGGAACCGGTTACCTGGTTACCGTTCAGCGCGGAATCCGCACCGAATGGCAGAAAGTGGAAACCGCACAACAGGCCGATCAATTTGTGCACCAGCACACCGGCCTGAGCTTCAACACCGATACCCTCCTCGGCAGCTACCTTCCGTTCTGGACGTTCCGCAACGGAACGCTTGAAATTTATGTCGAAAAAAAAGGCATATACGAGAAAAAAACCGGTGCTAAAAAACGCTGGAGGATGTATGATGAAAAATTAAAAATTAAAAATTAAAAATTATGAAGCAGTACAATTTGAAAGCCGAAAAACGAAAATTATCGTTTGGCGAATTAACAGTAATCGCTTTGGGCGAGCGGGGGAGAGGCCGCTACGAAACGCTCATCCCCCGGCAGTCTGATATTGCAGACGGGGATTTTGTTATTCCCGTACCCACAAAATCGGGAAAAGTGAAAATCATAAAAGGAGGGGGAAAACCGGGATGGATTGCCCGGGTTAGCTGCGCAGGGTGCTACACCCGCGGAACCGTCGGTTCTGCTTTTGTGCATAAAAAAGACGAAAAAAAAATAAAAGTTCTTGCGTCAGGGAATGGTGCAGAAGGCGATGCCGGGCGTATCGGATACTGGGAAGATTTCATCCTGCAAATCGAAGACAATACCCTGCTGCGGGTCAAGCCGCATGGCGGGTATAAAACTCCCGCCTATTTCATCTTTTTTAGCGAGGACAAAGCGCTCGAGATGAGCAGAGATGAACTTTTTATCTGGGCTGACGCATACGCCGCAGATGATTATTCTCTCGACGGAGAAGTTTTTCTAAAAATTGAAAGGATACATTAAAAAACTAAAAAAATGAAAGCAATCCTTGAATTCGACCTGAACAATCCAGAAGATCATCTGGATTACAAAATGGCAACGCAAGCGTTGCCGATGGGACTTGCCCTTTGGGAAATCACACACAACCTCCGCCGCCGCGTGGAAATGCAGCTGGAGGCATCAACCGGCAACCACGATGCCGAAACCGTCATTTCCATATTTTTTGACAAGCTGTTTGAAATCATTGACAACCAGGGCGTGGATGTCGTCCAGGCGTTCAATGAAATCAATAACAACCGCCGCCAGCCCGAGGATGGCCGCCTGTTCCGCAGCCTGAACGATGTGGAGGCGGTTGTTTGCAAGCTTTTCAATCGCACCCCCGACGAACTGCGGAAACGCAACCGGCAACCCGGTTATGTTATTCCCCGCCAGATGGCGATGGCGCTCTCCGTGCTCCATTTCCCCCAAATCACCTACGCCGACATCGGCTGGCATTTTGGCCGCTTCGACCACAGCACCGTATCTCACGCCCTCCGGGCAATGAAAAACAAAATAGACACCGAGAAAGATTTCCGGGAAAAAACCGCACCCTACTTTGAAGGAATGAGATGGCCATTTTGATTGAGAAACATGAAAAGATTTTGAAGTGCCTGATGATTTTGAGCGTTGCTGAAATGTCATATAACGGCTGGCGGTATGGTGTCGGTTTGCCTTGCAGACTTTTTCAACCTACCACTACCGTAACTGGCAAACTGCACTATACCGCAGGTTATGCCTTGTACTTTTTGTAAATTTGTAACTAAATAATATTTGATAAAATGAAAAAAGTAAAATTAAACCCGGAATGCTTCAATAGACATTATCCACCACACAGACCGTGGTATGTATCTCCTGAGTATGATTCTTTAAATCCTGGCATGGCTGATGTTGAATGGATTGTTGAAGAATCCCCCGAAAATCCAGAATCTTATTGGGCTGTCGGATTTA is from Kiritimatiellales bacterium and encodes:
- a CDS encoding phage virion morphogenesis protein, which encodes MTLDELSDYFDQLANEIGEAMQKDIPIIVGVEAVNFFKQGFEDEGFTDKSFERWAEVKRRMGQGKGADAVRKILTGRTGNLKDSIDYDVEPWKVIVYANPQNVGAGENYAATHNFGGVVNGVFVPQRQFIGHSEQLNDKIKEKIENYLNQKISQHE
- a CDS encoding helix-turn-helix transcriptional regulator, whose product is MKNTTISNEPWKRLVASLAERAREKGMTQQEIARNTGYFQQNISRFFQMTHAPRLDVFLTISKAIGVHFHSTDDPA
- a CDS encoding helix-turn-helix transcriptional regulator, giving the protein MEKYEINHRVRQLFEYLGFGQNQFAEQIGISTSRMSNIVKNRNRPDSEMLQLILLRFRNVNADWLLTGEGEIEQKKPKKLTAEENIFALLMREKDQQLIALAAENGALKARLEALKKKIDYTDRNLAAEP
- a CDS encoding ATP-binding protein encodes the protein MLTKEQKLKVIAAIHAQQKNFSSRKKHAVALGISPAQLTRILRAEPETEGVIGEARWVSIARKYDVQLVDEFKMHTAKTEVFKFVWAQLKFAQENSVSGILCDRADIGKTHTAMMYARENRNVAYVDCGRHKTKTAFIRAIAREFGLTHTGLYSEIFEDVVYYLNTTTVRPLIILDEFGDLSYPTYLEFKALWNATDKHCGFYAMGADGLATKLNRNIEYKKVGFAEIFSRLGNKYQRITPYPEQEFIQFQRKQIAEIGLANACQDVQRLHAKTNMSLRRIPIMLSLERKTAQHGN
- a CDS encoding HNH endonuclease signature motif containing protein, whose protein sequence is MVTGGKETQFKKGSQPANKVPVGTVRKHSDGYFYVKTKAKWEFLHREIWRLMAGEIPKNKIVVFRDRNPGNCRFENLELITRAEHARRNMNYRKSGESLKKLWDREKQRLDYGLPPASGFGEILRRKEKRRATSTEKTQAIIPPMRHGIIINSKF
- a CDS encoding host-nuclease inhibitor Gam family protein, with the translated sequence MATKRTKKVVLTGITTEEMESAFADYATADARLQKLNALMDEQFTRIRDKYAGEIATLSDKKDKNFAVVQAFALENREEIFTKKKSLDTVHGTYGFRTGTPKLKTLRGFTWASSLNLIKAFLPNYVRTKEEPAKEKLIADRELPEVAVNFEKCGIEVVQDETFFIELKKEEQE
- a CDS encoding helix-turn-helix domain-containing protein, translated to MKAILEFDLNNPEDHLDYKMATQALPMGLALWEITHNLRRRVEMQLEASTGNHDAETVISIFFDKLFEIIDNQGVDVVQAFNEINNNRRQPEDGRLFRSLNDVEAVVCKLFNRTPDELRKRNRQPGYVIPRQMAMALSVLHFPQITYADIGWHFGRFDHSTVSHALRAMKNKIDTEKDFREKTAPYFEGMRWPF